Proteins encoded in a region of the Oculatellaceae cyanobacterium genome:
- a CDS encoding PIN domain-containing protein — protein MQEQSNGRLLVFLDTNVVAAYLRGESPSSRIFSQDVLNRVRLAINSIVLQELVFLGETRKHPEIIDNLQHEVKVLPVNLEKAEEYLENANNLRNRLAHSNDILILSSAAECDYLVTYDQALRSLSSNKPQVVTPEQLLTQLGSGE, from the coding sequence GTGCAAGAACAGTCTAACGGTCGGCTTCTCGTATTCCTAGATACAAATGTTGTGGCTGCTTATCTTCGTGGCGAGTCACCTAGCTCGCGCATATTCTCTCAAGATGTGCTAAATAGAGTGCGTCTTGCCATCAATTCGATAGTGCTTCAAGAGCTTGTATTTCTTGGAGAAACTCGCAAGCACCCTGAAATAATTGACAACCTACAACATGAAGTCAAGGTACTACCCGTCAATTTAGAAAAGGCAGAAGAGTATCTTGAAAACGCTAACAATCTTCGCAACCGCCTAGCTCATTCAAATGATATTTTGATTCTTAGTAGTGCAGCCGAATGTGATTATTTAGTGACTTACGATCAAGCACTCAGGTCATTATCCAGTAATAAGCCTCAAGTCGTGACACCAGAGCAACTGCTAACACAACTTGGGAGTGGGGAGTGA
- a CDS encoding chloride channel protein, producing MLPGKNPNPDRSQRWTIPQLEGLAKRNPLMISRWVLRWAFVGTVCGMFAGLYWHILELLTHKLREFQGVSLLIVMPLAGLLIGLVIHFLGNPGEIAVIVDNIHFRGGRLDTRKNPSMILASLTSIAAGGSAGPEAPLVQVTGSFGTWVADRWQLEGEDLRSISLAAMAAGFTALFGSPLGGAMFALEILHHQHVLEYYEALMPAIVSSCASYLVFAAITHLGIAPTWNFPQYKLDNIDDFALAIFFGIIGAVAGWIFMGIFKVCDRFFALLPGPIYIRTTIAGLVLGSIAAMLPLTRYFGHEELNEVVTTDLPLIFLLVLAAAKMLTISVTVTGGWRGGFIIPLFFTGACLGKAVAILIPGINPSLAMICTMAALNAGVTRTPVSTTLLISKLTAVSTFTPILFASLIGFFLAPKLPLIKSQQKLQSEAIAE from the coding sequence GTGCTACCAGGTAAAAACCCTAACCCAGATCGAAGTCAACGTTGGACAATACCTCAACTTGAGGGACTAGCAAAGCGTAACCCTTTAATGATTTCTCGGTGGGTGTTACGTTGGGCGTTCGTAGGGACGGTTTGTGGTATGTTCGCGGGGCTGTACTGGCACATATTGGAGTTACTGACGCACAAACTTAGGGAATTCCAAGGTGTGAGTTTACTAATTGTGATGCCACTGGCTGGCTTATTGATTGGGCTGGTAATTCATTTTTTAGGGAATCCAGGTGAAATTGCTGTGATTGTGGATAATATTCACTTCCGTGGCGGACGCTTGGATACTCGCAAAAATCCTTCCATGATTCTTGCTTCTCTTACGAGTATTGCCGCAGGAGGTAGCGCAGGCCCCGAAGCGCCTTTGGTGCAAGTTACTGGATCTTTTGGTACTTGGGTTGCCGACCGTTGGCAGTTAGAAGGTGAGGATTTAAGATCAATTAGTTTGGCGGCAATGGCTGCTGGCTTTACTGCTTTATTTGGCTCACCTCTTGGTGGTGCGATGTTTGCGTTAGAAATTTTGCACCATCAGCACGTTTTAGAGTACTACGAAGCATTAATGCCCGCGATTGTTTCTAGCTGTGCCAGTTATTTGGTATTTGCTGCGATTACACATTTAGGGATTGCACCTACTTGGAATTTTCCCCAATACAAGCTGGACAATATTGATGATTTTGCGCTGGCGATTTTCTTTGGGATAATTGGGGCGGTGGCGGGATGGATATTTATGGGGATTTTTAAAGTGTGCGATCGCTTTTTCGCACTCCTTCCAGGCCCTATTTATATCCGCACAACAATCGCAGGCTTAGTGTTAGGTAGCATAGCAGCGATGTTGCCACTTACCCGTTATTTTGGACACGAAGAATTAAACGAAGTTGTAACTACAGACTTGCCACTGATTTTTTTGTTAGTTCTTGCGGCTGCAAAAATGTTAACAATTAGCGTTACAGTTACAGGTGGCTGGCGTGGTGGGTTTATTATTCCTCTCTTTTTTACAGGCGCTTGTCTGGGTAAAGCAGTAGCAATTTTAATTCCTGGGATAAATCCTTCGCTGGCGATGATTTGTACGATGGCGGCATTAAATGCAGGGGTAACACGTACACCTGTAAGTACTACTTTGTTGATCTCAAAACTAACTGCGGTTAGTACTTTTACTCCGATCTTGTTTGCCAGTTTGATCGGATTTTTTCTTGCGCCTAAATTACCGTTGATCAAATCTCAACAGAAGTTGCAATCAGAAGCGATCGCTGAGTGA
- a CDS encoding SWIM zinc finger family protein: MEFNYAYKGNTGVIEQGNKTQMSFSPDLKRPPTYFIGELRQNVAFREAISALHDVVVSDMRFQPKDKTAYKEWRAKQEEINWQLVSVQRQEVANRIKEIQAELNTIYQHSYQRLKPYYDARESFRRYVWEKQLDFYFVFDPVITVHPDEVFFECFSVDESSYGRLGASYEVFKNINEFACGTTNVDYSAALYDEFQKIRSYKTTKLEVDPSGFEVTTTNEEAYKEVKIDLPDSWVRGFLQVSSAMSLPAVRFDLHPMDIHNLCFILRRHKEKQSPRSMRYILKPGEPVKVVFDPWGTEVVCNRSPYTGNQEHQIRVWGRRRLHILERLIPVAKKFTVHLLGTGMPSFYVADLGDMSFTLGLSGWTANDWAQSGNFDLMAPRADVDEWTQKIIFDALRENWLETPDSLAQRLNLSCTAVLGALSAYTQAGRAIYDLNKQVYRVRELTREPLPMERLRFANEREENATRFLSANAVQVTSSSNDSAGAIALQGNITEKGKTFNPSLTIDADERIIQAECTCNWHQQNKLYKGPCEHILALRMQHARQLR, translated from the coding sequence ATGGAATTCAACTACGCCTACAAAGGCAACACAGGAGTAATAGAGCAGGGCAATAAAACCCAAATGTCCTTCTCACCCGACCTCAAACGCCCACCTACCTATTTTATCGGCGAACTCCGCCAAAACGTCGCATTTCGAGAAGCAATCAGCGCCTTACACGATGTCGTTGTTTCCGATATGCGCTTCCAACCAAAAGACAAAACCGCCTACAAAGAATGGCGTGCGAAACAAGAAGAAATAAACTGGCAACTCGTATCAGTTCAACGTCAAGAAGTTGCTAACCGCATCAAAGAAATTCAAGCCGAATTAAACACCATTTATCAACACAGTTATCAACGCCTGAAACCTTATTATGATGCTAGAGAAAGCTTTCGTCGTTACGTTTGGGAAAAGCAACTAGACTTTTATTTCGTCTTCGACCCCGTAATTACCGTTCACCCCGACGAAGTATTTTTTGAATGCTTTAGCGTTGATGAATCTAGTTATGGTCGTCTTGGTGCAAGCTACGAAGTATTTAAAAATATTAATGAATTTGCTTGTGGTACAACCAACGTAGATTATTCCGCAGCACTTTATGACGAATTTCAAAAAATCCGTAGCTACAAAACAACCAAATTAGAAGTTGACCCATCTGGGTTTGAAGTTACAACTACTAATGAAGAAGCTTACAAAGAAGTCAAAATTGATTTACCAGATAGTTGGGTAAGAGGATTTTTGCAAGTTAGTTCCGCTATGTCATTACCAGCAGTGCGGTTTGACTTGCATCCAATGGATATTCACAACTTATGTTTTATTCTGCGTCGCCACAAAGAGAAACAATCACCACGCAGTATGCGCTATATTCTTAAACCTGGCGAACCCGTCAAAGTAGTATTTGACCCTTGGGGTACTGAGGTAGTATGTAATCGTTCCCCTTACACTGGAAATCAAGAACACCAAATCCGTGTTTGGGGTCGTCGTCGCCTCCACATCCTCGAACGCCTTATCCCAGTTGCAAAAAAGTTTACCGTTCACCTACTTGGGACTGGTATGCCTTCATTTTATGTCGCTGACTTAGGCGATATGTCCTTTACTTTGGGTTTATCAGGCTGGACAGCTAATGATTGGGCGCAATCTGGTAACTTTGATTTAATGGCTCCTCGTGCTGATGTGGACGAGTGGACGCAAAAAATTATCTTTGACGCACTGCGGGAAAATTGGCTAGAAACTCCAGATAGTCTGGCACAACGTTTAAACCTTAGCTGTACAGCCGTACTCGGTGCATTAAGTGCTTATACTCAGGCAGGACGGGCAATTTATGACTTGAACAAGCAAGTATACCGTGTGCGCGAACTTACCCGCGAACCATTACCGATGGAACGGTTGCGCTTTGCTAATGAACGGGAAGAAAACGCCACGCGCTTCTTGAGTGCAAATGCGGTGCAAGTTACATCATCTAGTAATGATAGTGCTGGTGCGATCGCACTCCAAGGAAATATTACCGAAAAAGGTAAAACCTTCAATCCATCCTTGACAATAGACGCAGATGAACGTATAATCCAGGCAGAATGTACTTGTAATTGGCATCAGCAAAATAAGCTATATAAAGGGCCATGCGAACACATTCTGGCGCTGCGTATGCAACACGCTCGTCAACTGAGATAA
- a CDS encoding reverse transcriptase family protein produces MSDQPRTRQELYDRIRQLGREEFILEEMIRYGFWSAEGEIPEDPADEIRRRSELQRELNELWQQNRQLNNEKALRKQMLQQRLAESRRKRQETKERRERERIERAEAWQLKKQQDIIYLGEEVSAGLNFTESNTERLQSNNLPICATAEQIAAAMEISLGELRFLAFSRKTATISHYIRFKIPKKTGGERLISAPLPRLKKAQEWVLRNILDKLELHDAAHGFRCDRSIVTNAQPHVGTDVIINFDLKDFFPSISYKRVKGLFHSFGYSEAAATIFALLCTESTLEEIELDNQTYYVATIERHLPQGSPASPAISNLLCRRLDKRLTAMAAQLGFIYTRYADDLTFSASGDNLKNICNLLKRTESIVIHEGLTINQEKTRIMRKSRQQEVTGVVVNSKPNICNKTLKRFRATLFQIEKDGLEGKTWGNASSSNLLASIQGFANFVVMVNPKQGAELLERIKKIKEKY; encoded by the coding sequence ATGTCTGATCAACCCAGAACCCGCCAAGAACTATACGATCGCATTCGCCAACTTGGTAGAGAAGAATTTATTCTTGAAGAAATGATCCGCTACGGATTTTGGTCTGCTGAAGGTGAAATCCCCGAAGATCCAGCAGATGAAATCAGACGTAGAAGCGAACTACAGCGCGAATTAAATGAACTTTGGCAGCAAAATCGCCAACTTAATAATGAAAAAGCACTCCGCAAGCAGATGCTTCAACAAAGACTTGCAGAGTCGCGGCGTAAGCGCCAAGAAACAAAGGAACGGCGAGAAAGGGAAAGAATTGAACGGGCAGAAGCTTGGCAGTTAAAGAAACAGCAAGACATTATTTATTTAGGCGAAGAAGTATCTGCCGGACTTAACTTTACAGAAAGTAACACAGAACGTTTACAAAGTAATAATTTACCAATATGTGCAACTGCTGAACAAATAGCCGCAGCAATGGAAATTAGTTTAGGTGAATTACGCTTTCTTGCTTTTTCCCGCAAAACTGCGACAATTTCCCATTATATCCGCTTCAAAATCCCTAAAAAAACAGGTGGAGAACGCTTAATTTCTGCTCCTTTGCCACGATTGAAAAAAGCTCAAGAATGGGTATTAAGAAATATTTTGGATAAGTTAGAATTACACGATGCGGCTCATGGATTTAGATGCGATCGCTCTATTGTAACTAACGCTCAACCCCATGTTGGTACTGATGTAATTATTAACTTCGATCTCAAAGACTTTTTCCCCTCAATCTCTTATAAACGAGTTAAAGGTTTATTTCATTCCTTCGGTTATTCCGAAGCTGCTGCCACAATTTTCGCCTTACTTTGTACAGAATCAACACTAGAAGAAATTGAACTAGACAACCAAACCTACTATGTAGCAACTATAGAACGTCACCTACCGCAAGGTTCACCAGCTAGTCCTGCTATTAGTAACTTATTATGTCGCCGTTTAGACAAACGATTAACAGCAATGGCTGCACAGTTAGGATTTATTTATACACGCTACGCTGATGATCTGACATTTTCTGCTTCTGGCGACAACCTGAAAAATATTTGTAACCTTCTGAAACGTACAGAATCAATTGTTATTCACGAGGGATTAACTATTAATCAAGAGAAAACTAGAATTATGCGTAAAAGCCGCCAGCAAGAAGTTACTGGTGTAGTAGTTAATAGTAAACCAAATATTTGTAATAAAACTTTAAAACGCTTCCGCGCTACTTTGTTTCAAATTGAAAAAGATGGCTTAGAAGGTAAAACTTGGGGCAATGCTTCATCTTCAAACTTACTTGCATCAATTCAAGGTTTTGCTAATTTTGTGGTAATGGTTAACCCTAAACAAGGTGCTGAACTTTTAGAAAGGATCAAGAAAATTAAAGAAAAGTATTAA